The genome window ATTAATATATCTTATCACATAGCGTGATGAAAGAGATACTTTCCGATTGTCATCTTAGATTTTGTCTCATAGTTAGTGAGCCAAGTGATTTGGATCAATTGCTTCCCGTAATATTATCCATAGATAAAAATTTGCAGGTGAGAAATGAGTGATTTCATGTCATGGATGATAAGATTGAGACATGTTTTGTCCCTACCCTGAAATGATTACCGTATCGAGGGGAACACTGAAGTGCCCCATCCACTATACCaaattgtgcttttaaaatctctctctctctctctctctctctctctctctctctctctctctctctcgctcccccccccccccccccccattttctttaaatttggttGTGCTCCATGCCAAAGCGTAGAGGATAGCTAGGAAGATTTATTAGAAGAGAAATGGGGAGTTCTCATGAGCTTACAAGAAATGGCCATAAGGATGTTTCACTTCAAGAACTCAGTGATAGGCTTGCTGAGTTTGCTCAAGTAAGAGGATGGGAAGAATATCACAGCCCCAGAAATCTCCTTCTAGCACTAGTAATCTCTCTCACCCATTTACCATCTTATCAATTTACTTACGTTCTTATATGCACgtatttattttctcatgtgAGACGTGAGTTATGACAGCTGGCCAGGTAGAGAAATGAGTTTGTCGGCTGCATATAGACTatagtagtttagaatatcgtcTTATCAAGAAGATAAAAGAACTTACATATGGCATGTGTTTGTGCAGGTGGGAGAGGTTGGAGAACTGTCTGAAATTTTCCAGTGGAAGGGTGAAGTTGCAAGAGGGCTGCCTAACTGGACTTCTGATGAGAAAGAGCATTTGGAAGAGGAGCTCTCTGATGTTCTGCTCTACCTGATTCAACTCGCCGACGTCTGCGGACTTGATCTGGGACAAGCAGCTCTCACCAAGATTGTCAAGAATGCAAGAAAATACCCCGTTACGAATCAAACAACAGCTTCCACCAACTAGCTATAAGCTCAAAATTAAGAACCACCTCTATATGTTTGGACTCATGCTGCTTATTTTTTCTTAAGTTGATCATGTCAATTACGATCAAAGTTTTGTTTAGAGAAGAATTTACTTCCTAATCCTTCTTAATAATATATCTAcgcatgacttttttttttttttttatacaagcgatattctacactaaacttgtttaaattatgTAGAGAGGGGCGAATTTAAGTGCAGAGAGTAAAGCACACTAATTTAGTCAACTTAACTAAAGCCACGTCTGCTAAGCAGGGCTTTAAACCCAAGTGTGCCAAGTGGACCAATTGGACATTGTAGTCTGTTAAGCAGGACTTTAAACCCTAGTGTGCCAGATGGACCAGTTGGACATTGTAGTCGTCATTTCGTTTGATTGTTATTATATACCTTTGTTAGGGTTAATAATCTGCAGTGCAAAGACGATGTATTTAATCTAGGCCATTACTTTTAAGTTTAGCATAACAATTAGCAAGCTAGAAATTCtatatttttcaatatgtttGCGATTTCCTTCTTTAGCCAAACTGGGTGTTGGTGCAACTTGACAAAATTGGTCCTTCTTGGGGTCCTCTATGCCTTTTGATAAGGGCCAACCGTTCAAAGTGGAGGAAATATTATATAGGTTAGGCTAGCTTATGATCACATGGATATGTCTAACATGGTGTGATTAGTGAAAACAAAGGGAGATAATGATCTTATCCGAAGTAGTTAGTGTGTGGTGGGGTTAAATTTTAATCAATTTCTATTGTTGTGATGGTATTCGAAACCAATAACGTTAACGTAATGTCATGTGTTTTCTCATGTAACTGTGCATTATTAATTTAAAACACCATTATAATAATGTACTTGGTGTAAGTAAGCCTCTCTATTTGGCAAGAGCCAAAGCCAATCATCAAAAGTGGAGCAAAAATATAGGCCATTGGCAATCTTCCTAGTACTCTAATCAAAAGGGTTGTCTACCACCACCAAGTTGTGATCATTGAAGGCCAGAGGGCTGATGAAAACTTTAGCCAACAAAGTTAGTGTCTGGTGGGGGAAAGATTAGGGTAGCTAGTCCCACTTCATGCCGCCTTGCTCACTCACGTTGTATGTTGGTTCTTCCAACCCTATTATTGACCTCATTTGTGGTGATGTGGGAGCTTGTTATTTGGTGGTCGCACAAGTCTGATTGCGCGGTGCTCTTACTAAAAGGTTCTCCGATGTGGTGGGGTTATCGTTTGATTACTTTCTTATCCAAAGAGATACAAAGcttcaaattcaaaattaaaatgtaaGTGTAAAAGAAAGGATTGTAAAAAAAAAGTGCAAAAACagaaggaaaattaatttgagTGATAAAAGTGTTCAAGAAAAGCCCAATATGACAAGTCTTGGGCCTTCTCCAAAGAGATACAAAGCTGCAAATCCaatatatttttaggttttttagttaaaaatgTCTTTGAGAACATAAATTCTTACTTTGgttcataataattaaaattcataGATATGATCCTTGAGTATGTCAActgtaaatcattttggtcattctgtaaGAAATCTATCAATATCCTCGTTAAATTGTCACGTGAACGACCACATGACCATATTTCTaatgtatttttgtcaaacaaaccCCTCCACTTAACAAGGATATTGACAAATTTTCATTGACGagtcaaaataatttttgatgGACACACCCAGGGAACGATCCTATCGATTTTCATTCATAGAGACCAAAGTAATGAATTATGCCAATTTCAGATactattttaactaaaaaaccTATTTTTTACTTACTACTCAAATATTTGCGTACAACTTTCTTTTGCATTACCTATCCAAACAAATAGTGGCGAATCTAGGAAATAATATTAGGGGGATCAGTAAGAATAGCCCTTGCAgcgcacaatttttttttaccagaaATGGCATGCATATTGTCATTTCATTGAGTCTTGGTAGATCTAATGTTATTTGGAAAGGCATACTGCACATCTTTTAATGCTTCATTTGCGAGGGTAACTAACATGTTCCAAGGTTGCTCCCATATAAATGcttaacaaagaaacacactTATATTGAACATACTAACAATGTTTGATATCATTGCATCCCATTAATATGTTTGTCGAAGAATGATGATGCTTTGTTATTTACTGAAATCATCATTTCATTCGCTCTTTTTTCAGATATTTTATTAAATAGTTCGAGGTCATATATGAAGTcaactctaatcttcaaaagggTAACACTCAAAGTATCCATAGACATTTACTGAAGTTCAGAGAGTCAGCACCCACAGTATCTATGAATGTTCACCAAAATTTGGGAGGTCAGCTAACCCCCTGCCCCTCAATGCATCCGCCACTACAAACAAATATTCTTTTACGTTGACAAGTTGAGCTACTAAAACTTTTCCGGCcataaaaaaagagaaaattattattgacgctttgaaacattttataCTCCCTTAATTTTCAACATATTAAGAACGGAGGATGAATATTGATAATGTCAGCAGCAACTTCCAAAATCAAAAGACAAAAATATGAGATTGCTTTTGGTTTGAAAATACTATTTTAATCTTCACGGCAGACATATGAAAGTGAGACCCGGGAAAGTGACATCCAAAGAGGGACAATGTAGTAAATTGAGCAAAATCAaagggtaattttgtaattATGTTGTAAGAATAAATAACAATCCTTGactactcaaagatgagtagAAACTCATACTCAAAACTCTTAATGTTTTAATCACAATCTTTGTACTTATGatcagaaccgttcatattataaattacaCTGTAAAGATCATTTGtgcaaaaaaatattaaaactaaggtcgtttagtcaatctattgtagcaaatacatagacggttcgtaatacttttaccaatatcgttcatttgtttttaaacaatttgatgactaaatgatcttagttttaattaattttttactgATGCAATCTTTATAGGATATTTTATAATATGACTGATTCTGATTATAAACACGAAATTCTATAATTGACAATGAACaattttgtgaaatttgaaTAAAAGTTTCCACTTATCTTTGAATAGTCAAATATTCttcaagaaaaaaatggaattggatcctctacAAGCTCAGGAGGGCCGTTGTATTTTGATCTAACAACTATAATTATtatcttgggagcagcctctccataaatgggggtaaggctagccgacattcacctctcccagaccctgcgtaaagcgggagccttgtgcactgggtacgacgaactataattattataacttttagatgaATCTTCtgtttataaccgttggattGGCCACGTGCGCTGGTGAGGAGGCTTTTGAGCTtgtgctcaggagaggatctaattccgaaaaaaaatagtaaaataaaattGGAAGATCGAGGCCCCAGAACGTCAACATCGGGATTGGACGGAGAAAAATCATATAAAGAAAAGGATGACAGCATAAGGGGCCCACCACAGAATTTTCGCCGCAATGCGTACATGCTGAACCAATTTATACGGAAGATTCTTTTTtctccaccccccccccccccccacctcaATTGTAGTTTATTTACAATTTAGGCTCATAAGTTTTGTTATTTTCAAAAAGGCGATTCATTTCCGTAGCTATGGTTCATGAAATGAATCATGGACAAGatgatgaagaaaaataaaactaaaataaatatgTTTTGGGTTGGAAATTGGAGGACCACCACCTATTAATCATAAAAAAGATATAGCTATTTGGTACATTTATTTGCTACAAGCGACAATAGAGAGAAGAAAACTGAATTGAATTGAACTTCGAatctaaataaat of Malus sylvestris chromosome 6, drMalSylv7.2, whole genome shotgun sequence contains these proteins:
- the LOC126626318 gene encoding uncharacterized protein LOC126626318, translated to MGSSHELTRNGHKDVSLQELSDRLAEFAQVRGWEEYHSPRNLLLALVGEVGELSEIFQWKGEVARGLPNWTSDEKEHLEEELSDVLLYLIQLADVCGLDLGQAALTKIVKNARKYPVTNQTTASTN